A genomic segment from Gilvibacter sp. SZ-19 encodes:
- a CDS encoding aspartate kinase: protein MRIFKFGGASVKDATGVQNLKRVLEYTGSEELVVVVSAMGKTTNALEAVVTAYFKKDGSVKEAIAQSKSYHESILQDLFPNKNHPIHKQIGDFFVDMDDFLSHNRSETHAFVYDQVVSFGELISTTIVAAYLNENGHPNTWLDVRSCIKTDSNYRDPRVDWQLTQELIKKGVDRKGLTITQGFLGSEVNNNFTTTLGREGSDYTAAIFGYCLDAESVTIWKDVPGVLNADPRHFTKTQLLNHISYREAIELAFYGASVIHPKTLQPLQRKEIPLFVRSFIKPEDPGTCVTKGQALDPMVSCFILKQDQVLISLSSLDFSFMMEDHIGEVFKLLHQYKMKVELIQNSAISFSVVVDNKFKKLPELLAHLRQHFSVTHYEGVTLYTVRHAKPEEIKALVKGQKVLLKQEAQETVQVVIGQS, encoded by the coding sequence ATGCGAATATTTAAATTCGGAGGCGCTTCTGTAAAAGATGCGACCGGAGTACAGAACTTAAAGAGAGTCTTAGAATATACGGGTAGTGAAGAGCTGGTTGTCGTGGTTTCTGCTATGGGTAAAACAACCAACGCTCTAGAAGCTGTCGTTACCGCATATTTTAAAAAGGACGGCTCTGTTAAGGAAGCCATTGCCCAATCCAAAAGCTATCACGAGTCTATTCTACAAGATTTGTTTCCGAATAAGAATCACCCCATCCACAAACAGATCGGTGATTTCTTTGTTGACATGGACGATTTTTTGAGCCATAACCGATCAGAAACTCATGCTTTTGTGTACGATCAGGTTGTGAGTTTTGGAGAGCTGATCTCGACCACCATTGTGGCAGCCTACCTCAATGAAAACGGACATCCCAATACTTGGTTAGATGTGCGTAGTTGTATAAAAACAGACAGTAATTATCGCGATCCGCGTGTAGATTGGCAACTCACTCAGGAGTTGATCAAAAAAGGGGTGGACCGCAAAGGGCTAACCATTACTCAGGGGTTTTTAGGCTCCGAAGTAAACAATAACTTTACTACAACCTTAGGGCGCGAAGGGTCTGACTATACTGCCGCTATCTTTGGATATTGCTTGGATGCAGAAAGTGTTACCATTTGGAAGGATGTGCCTGGGGTACTCAACGCAGATCCGCGCCATTTTACCAAGACACAATTGTTGAATCACATTTCGTACAGAGAGGCTATAGAACTTGCATTTTACGGAGCTTCGGTTATTCACCCTAAAACTTTACAACCTTTACAGCGCAAGGAGATCCCGCTATTTGTCCGCTCTTTCATTAAACCCGAAGATCCTGGTACCTGCGTGACCAAGGGACAAGCCTTAGACCCAATGGTGTCTTGTTTTATCTTAAAGCAAGACCAAGTATTGATCTCGTTGTCTTCTCTGGATTTCTCTTTTATGATGGAGGACCATATTGGCGAGGTGTTTAAGTTGTTGCATCAGTATAAGATGAAAGTGGAACTCATTCAGAATTCTGCTATCAGTTTCTCCGTGGTTGTGGACAACAAATTCAAAAAACTACCCGAATTGTTGGCCCATTTGCGCCAACACTTCAGTGTAACACATTACGAAGGGGTGACTCTTTATACTGTCCGCCACGCCAAACCAGAGGAAATCAAGGCTTTAGTAAAAGGTCAAAAGGTGCTCTTAAAGCAAGAAGCGCAGGAAACCGTTCAAGTGGTCATTGGGCAAAGTTAG
- a CDS encoding GNAT family N-acetyltransferase translates to MIREARKEDASALLALIKELAVFEKEPDAVLIDEQTLVREGFGERPLFKCFVAEVDQRVVGMALVYFRFSTWNGRGLYLEDLIVTESMRGKGLGKALLDRVIQFGKQEDVGRIDWVVLDWNQSAIKLYESIGANLLKDWYIAQMDRKAIANYIENHANI, encoded by the coding sequence ATGATCCGCGAAGCGCGCAAAGAAGATGCCAGCGCCCTGTTGGCATTGATTAAGGAATTGGCTGTTTTTGAAAAGGAGCCCGATGCCGTTTTGATCGACGAGCAAACCTTGGTAAGGGAAGGCTTTGGCGAGCGACCTTTATTCAAGTGTTTTGTTGCCGAGGTGGATCAGCGCGTAGTGGGTATGGCGCTGGTCTATTTTAGATTTTCCACCTGGAATGGTCGTGGGCTTTATTTAGAAGATCTAATTGTTACCGAATCTATGCGCGGTAAAGGCTTAGGAAAGGCTTTGTTAGACCGAGTGATCCAGTTCGGAAAACAAGAAGATGTGGGCCGCATTGATTGGGTGGTACTAGACTGGAACCAATCAGCAATAAAACTATATGAATCTATTGGTGCCAACCTTTTGAAAGATTGGTACATAGCGCAAATGGACCGCAAAGCCATTGCAAATTATATTGAAAATCATGCGAATATTTAA
- the fbp gene encoding class 1 fructose-bisphosphatase: MAIRNQTLGEFIIENQSEFKYSSGELSRLINSIRLAAKVVNHEVNKAGLVDILGAAGDMNVQGEDQQKLDVFANEAFIKTLTNREIVCGIASEEEDDFIAIKDGNPNNQHKYVVLIDPLDGSSNIDVNVSVGTIFSIYRRVTPVGTPVTQEDFLQAGNKQVAAGYIIYGTSTMIVYSTGHGVNGFTLNPAIGTYYLSHPNMQFPKEGNIYSVNEGNYVHFPQGVKDYIKYCQMEEGDRPYTSRYIGSLVSDFHRNMIKGGIYMYPSTAKNPNGKLRLLYECNPMAFLAEQAGGKASDGFRRILDIEPTELHQRVPFFCGSTTMVEKAEYCMKKAADPQ; encoded by the coding sequence ATGGCTATCAGAAACCAAACACTGGGCGAATTCATCATTGAAAATCAGAGTGAATTCAAATACTCTTCCGGTGAACTTTCCAGACTCATCAATTCCATAAGATTGGCAGCTAAAGTGGTCAATCACGAGGTTAACAAAGCAGGTCTTGTAGATATTTTGGGCGCCGCAGGAGATATGAACGTTCAGGGAGAGGATCAGCAAAAACTCGACGTGTTTGCTAACGAGGCCTTTATAAAAACCCTGACCAATCGCGAGATTGTTTGCGGAATTGCCAGCGAAGAAGAAGATGATTTTATCGCCATTAAAGACGGTAATCCAAACAACCAACACAAATACGTTGTGCTTATCGATCCTTTGGACGGATCTTCTAATATCGACGTAAATGTTTCTGTGGGTACTATCTTTTCTATTTACAGACGTGTAACACCAGTTGGAACTCCGGTGACCCAAGAAGATTTTCTTCAGGCTGGAAACAAACAAGTAGCAGCTGGTTATATCATTTATGGAACCTCTACCATGATCGTATATTCCACCGGACACGGAGTAAATGGGTTTACCTTGAATCCGGCCATTGGAACCTATTACCTATCGCATCCTAACATGCAGTTCCCGAAAGAGGGAAATATCTACTCGGTCAACGAGGGGAACTATGTGCATTTTCCCCAGGGCGTTAAGGACTATATAAAATATTGCCAGATGGAAGAAGGCGACCGCCCTTACACTTCGCGATACATCGGCTCTCTAGTTTCTGATTTTCACAGAAACATGATCAAAGGCGGTATATATATGTACCCTAGCACAGCAAAGAATCCCAACGGAAAATTACGCCTCCTCTACGAATGCAACCCCATGGCATTTTTGGCGGAACAAGCTGGTGGCAAGGCCAGCGATGGCTTTAGAAGAATCCTCGATATAGAACCTACAGAATTACACCAACGCGTGCCATTTTTCTGCGGTAGTACCACCATGGTAGAAAAAGCAGAATACTGTATGAAAAAGGCCGCAGATCCCCAATAA
- a CDS encoding fructose 1,6-bisphosphatase, translated as MAKQKNAKPQEEAMDSGSKIEAIKQLIFGENIEQYDSEFHTLKQEIQDRKKELEDYIDQVRNELMQSIDSMTTDINIRITDLEDALNDKTDGVDKAKVNKEELGDLLIKLGEKLRS; from the coding sequence ATGGCTAAACAAAAGAACGCAAAACCTCAAGAGGAGGCCATGGATTCTGGCTCAAAGATCGAGGCGATCAAACAGCTCATTTTCGGTGAGAATATTGAGCAATACGACAGCGAATTTCACACGCTGAAACAAGAGATCCAAGACCGCAAAAAGGAACTGGAGGACTATATAGACCAGGTCCGCAATGAACTTATGCAGTCTATCGATTCCATGACCACGGACATCAACATCAGAATCACAGATCTAGAGGACGCCCTCAACGATAAGACCGATGGTGTTGACAAAGCTAAGGTCAATAAAGAAGAGCTCGGAGATCTCTTGATTAAATTGGGAGAAAAACTACGCTCCTAA